From the Oleiharenicola lentus genome, one window contains:
- a CDS encoding plasmid mobilization protein codes for MPVLSFKVDHKSASRIRANARAAKTSVSAYLRKAALGESDQIPAKIVRGKHPVSGLPFNAARPSRVVTEDEIRTALADFP; via the coding sequence ATGCCCGTTCTCAGTTTCAAAGTGGATCACAAGTCCGCGAGCCGCATCCGGGCGAACGCCCGGGCGGCCAAGACCTCGGTCTCGGCCTACCTGCGCAAGGCTGCGCTCGGTGAGAGCGATCAGATCCCGGCCAAGATCGTGCGCGGGAAGCACCCGGTTTCAGGCCTCCCGTTCAACGCGGCCCGTCCCAGCCGGGTGGTCACAGAGGATGAAATTCGGACCGCCCTCGCTGACTTTCCGTGA
- a CDS encoding glycosyltransferase: MQETAACFHNLEWPSEHARLAGPVVWLRGWLVAKPGCAFTDVRVRHGDGTHLGVLGLPRVDLAAHFRAERSWLPAEFILGVPVTDGAVTLTLEAQDADGAWIALRTINLIVAPDGAPAPRVEGRLETSPDGTWTVRDAHHPFHGHLDQPGPTPRPHEGRAPVFGWLLDETKPLAGVLATTDLLVFNHLAHSLTDDALAAKFPQHAGARHARLRGAVDLPATLTHPACLRVYAQSPDGTVSLCFAQRITPATHPGGTRAPRELLDATYSSLAARTLPALPSARPRRLLVVLRTLWPDDASLRALDIVRHLVASHRWAARVVSTEDGPLRQDFEQAGAESLIVNPAPLFAAPDKPTAQAALSGLQRAIWWGHLDAVAVFDPVCGWALTLARRQGIPALLDCSADEPMEPDPTASPAVQSLLRDAWRQATAVCFASAAASAAQTGQLSGLPAALVPQWHSPVLPPLPASEAPRHAFAPLRTVEWLQRRHPAVAARWTFRQGPARLNQPEQLASLDDRFNAPALQRPAAWSLDGVTLCLGPLFGRGPLRPVLDAAAAGLPLAAPRTPTTAEWFADTRLPLVAPDNPLALAHALLAHDAAPTLHVRESTRAAELIRDRHAPAALLPRWTEVLTHVAATRG, from the coding sequence ATGCAGGAAACCGCCGCCTGCTTCCACAATCTCGAATGGCCGTCTGAGCACGCGCGGCTGGCCGGCCCCGTCGTCTGGCTCCGCGGCTGGCTCGTGGCCAAGCCCGGCTGCGCCTTCACCGATGTCCGCGTGCGCCACGGCGACGGCACGCATCTCGGCGTGCTCGGCCTCCCGCGCGTGGATCTCGCCGCGCATTTTCGCGCGGAACGTTCCTGGCTGCCCGCGGAGTTCATCCTCGGCGTGCCGGTGACCGACGGGGCCGTCACGCTCACGCTCGAGGCCCAGGATGCAGACGGCGCATGGATCGCCCTGCGCACGATCAACCTGATAGTGGCCCCCGACGGCGCGCCCGCCCCGCGGGTCGAGGGCCGGCTCGAAACCTCGCCCGACGGCACCTGGACCGTGCGCGACGCGCATCACCCGTTTCACGGCCATCTCGACCAACCCGGCCCGACGCCGCGGCCGCACGAGGGCCGCGCCCCGGTCTTCGGCTGGCTGCTCGACGAGACCAAGCCCCTCGCCGGCGTGCTCGCGACGACCGACCTGCTGGTGTTCAACCACCTCGCGCACAGCCTCACCGACGACGCCCTCGCCGCCAAATTTCCCCAGCACGCCGGTGCCCGTCACGCTCGCCTGCGCGGCGCCGTGGACCTCCCTGCCACGCTCACCCACCCCGCCTGCCTGCGCGTTTACGCGCAAAGCCCCGACGGCACGGTCTCCCTCTGTTTCGCGCAACGAATCACGCCCGCGACCCATCCAGGTGGAACCCGCGCTCCACGCGAGTTGCTCGACGCAACCTACTCCTCGTTGGCCGCCCGCACCCTGCCTGCTCTTCCGTCGGCCCGCCCGCGGCGCCTGCTGGTCGTGTTGCGCACGCTTTGGCCAGACGACGCCTCGCTGCGCGCGCTCGACATCGTGCGCCACCTCGTCGCCTCGCATCGCTGGGCGGCTCGCGTGGTAAGCACGGAGGACGGGCCGCTGCGTCAGGACTTTGAACAGGCCGGCGCCGAGTCGCTCATCGTCAATCCCGCGCCGCTCTTCGCCGCGCCCGACAAGCCAACCGCGCAGGCGGCGCTCTCCGGCCTGCAACGCGCAATCTGGTGGGGCCACCTCGACGCCGTGGCGGTGTTCGATCCTGTCTGCGGCTGGGCGCTCACGCTCGCCCGTCGTCAGGGCATCCCCGCCCTCCTCGACTGCTCGGCCGACGAACCGATGGAGCCCGACCCGACGGCCAGCCCCGCCGTGCAAAGCCTGTTGCGCGATGCCTGGCGGCAGGCCACGGCCGTGTGCTTCGCGTCCGCCGCCGCGTCTGCCGCCCAGACCGGTCAGCTGTCCGGACTCCCGGCCGCCTTGGTCCCGCAATGGCATTCGCCGGTGCTGCCGCCGCTCCCTGCGTCCGAGGCCCCGCGCCACGCCTTCGCTCCGCTGCGCACCGTTGAGTGGTTGCAACGTCGCCACCCCGCCGTCGCCGCCCGCTGGACCTTCCGGCAGGGGCCCGCCCGGCTCAACCAGCCCGAACAGCTCGCGAGCCTGGACGACCGTTTCAACGCGCCCGCCCTCCAACGCCCCGCGGCGTGGAGCCTCGACGGCGTCACGCTCTGCCTCGGACCGCTGTTCGGCCGCGGCCCGCTGCGACCCGTGCTCGATGCCGCCGCCGCCGGCCTCCCGCTCGCCGCCCCGCGCACGCCGACCACGGCGGAATGGTTCGCCGACACCCGCCTGCCCCTCGTCGCACCCGACAACCCCCTCGCGCTCGCCCACGCCCTGCTCGCCCACGATGCCGCCCCAACGCTGCACGTCCGCGAATCCACCCGCGCCGCCGAGCTGATCCGAGACCGCCACGCCCCCGCCGCGCTGTTACCCCGCTGGACCGAAGTCCTGACCCACGTCGCCGCCACCCGCGGCTGA